The following proteins are encoded in a genomic region of Mobula hypostoma chromosome 23, sMobHyp1.1, whole genome shotgun sequence:
- the pex12 gene encoding peroxisome assembly protein 12, with translation MAEHGAHLTAGLSASSGRLSIFEVVAQDTLMSAVRPAVHHLCKVLVESNPARYGFLWRWFDEIYTLLDFLLQRHYLSRTSASFSENFYGLKRIPIGRGMCRLASHGLPRAQHWRSLLMIVAVPYIKVKLDRLFARLREEDDYAIHLPESPRKRLYKAFLAAYPFVNLGWEGWFFIYRLLYIFGKTHFHSPLLRVAGVRLGNLTYADLQSFDQRSSSVSRSPVSTSVLGKLSAFFGNALSGAAVSLSTGVSVGIFFLQFLEWWYSSENQDTIKSLSSLPTPPPPVHFDRLTNDALPKLKTICPICNKARINDTALATSGYVYCYRCIYNYVKRQQRCPATGYPSELQHLVKLYSPEA, from the exons ATGGCGGAGCATGGAGCCCATTTGACAGCTGGACTGTCGGCAAGCTCCGGCCGACTATCCATCTTCGAAGTAGTGGCTCAAGATACGTTGATGTCGGCCGTTAGACCGGCGGTACATCACTTGTGCAAG GTACTTGTGGAATCCAACCCGGCTCGTTATGGTTTTCTTTGGCGTTGGTTTGATGAAATCTACACTCTGTTGGACTTCTTGCTTCAGCGTCACTATTTGTCTCGAACTAGTGCTTCCTTCTCCGAAAACTTTTATGGTCTGAAAAGAATTCCAATTGGCCGAGGAATGTGCAGACTAGCAAGCCATGGACTCCCACGGGCCCAGCATTGGCGGTCTCTGTTAATGATAGTTGCTGTTCCATATATAAAAGTCAAATTAGACAGACTGTTTGCCAGGCTGAGAGAGGAAGACGATTATGCTATTCATCTCCCAGAATCACCTCGGAAGCGCTTATACAAGGCTTTCCTTGCAGCATATCCCTTTGTGAACTTGGGATGGGAGGGATGGTTCTTCATCTATCGActcttgtacatctttggaaaaacACATTTCCACTCACCACTTCTGCGAGTGGCTGGTGTCCGCTTGGGAAACCTGACCTATGCGGATTTGCAGAGTTTTGACCAAAGGTCCTCTTCTGTGAGCAGATCTCCCGTCAGTACAAG TGTGCTTGGAAAGCTGTCTGCCTTCTTTGGTAATGCCCTGAGTGGTGCTGCTGTCTCTCTTTCAACTGGTGTATCAGTGGGCATCTTCTTCTTGCAGTTTCTTGAATGGTGGTATTCATCTGAAAATCAGGACACAATTaaatccctttcctccctcccaactCCTCCCCCACCAGTGCACTTTGATAGGTTGACAAATGATGCTTTGCCCAAGCTGAAGACTATATGTCCTATATGCAACAAAGCCCGGATTAATGATACGGCTTTGGCAACCTCTGGGTATGTCTACTGTTATCGATGTATTTACAACTACGTAAAACGCCAGCAGCGATGTCCTGCAACAGGCTATCCTTCTGAACTGCAGCATCTTGTAAAGCTCTACTCTCCAGAAGCATGA